AGGCGATCGACGTCGCTCAAGACGTGCACGAAGAGCGTGCGGCCGCGCTGCGTCGTCACGCCCCACTCATGCGGCCGCACCACGCCGCCGCGCGTGCCCTGCACCGTCTTCCCATACGTCTTCATCCAGGCGCCCACCTCACGCAGCCGCGCCAGTGCCGTGTCGGGCAACTGCCCGTCGGGCTGCGGGCCAACGTTGAGCAACAGGTTGGCGTCGTTGCCGGCGGCGCGGACAAGCAGGCGGATAAGGTCGGCGGTCGATTTGTACGCTTGATCCGTCATACGATAGCCCCACGAGCGGTTCATCGTCTCGCACGTCTCGAGCGGCAGCCGGCTGATGGCCTGGCCGGAGAGCCCCGCCTTGTTCTCGCCCGGCAGATCGCGCTCGAAGATCTGGATGTCCTCGCCGGCGAAGGGCGTCGTGTGGTGGTTGTTGGCGATGAGGCACGCGGGCTGCAGGCGGTGAATGAGCGCGTACTGCGGCGTGAGGCGCCAGGTGGAGTCGGTCACGCCGTCGGGGTAGATGTCCTTGTCCCACATGCCGTCGAACCAGATGGCGCCGATGGGGCCGTAGCCGGTGAGCAGCTCGGTGAGCTGGCGGTTCATGAAGGCGCAGTAGTCGTCCCAGCGACCTTCGCGGGTGCGACCGGTGCCGAGGCCGGTGCGGCCACGGGGGAAGTAGTCGTCGCGACGCCAGTCGAGGTGCGAATAGTAGAGGTGCAGGCGGACGCCGTGTCGGGCGCAGGCGTCGGCCAGCTCACGGATCACGTCGCGGCGGAAGGGCGTGGCCTCGATGATGTTGAAGTCCGACTCGCGGGTGGCGAACATGGAGAAGCCGTCGTGATGGCGCGTGGTGACGCAGATGTACTTCGCGCCGGCGTCGGCCACGGACTTGACCCAGCGATCGGCATCGAAGGCGGCGGGATAGAAGCCGCCGGCCAGCCGCGCGTACTCGTCGCGGTCGACGTTGCGGTTGTGCATCATCCATTCGCCATCGCCGGCCATGGTGTA
The sequence above is drawn from the Tannerella serpentiformis genome and encodes:
- a CDS encoding alpha-L-fucosidase — protein: MAALCLLRAGAQTADYTPTKENLQARETFRSDRFGIFIHWGLYTMAGDGEWMMHNRNVDRDEYARLAGGFYPAAFDADRWVKSVADAGAKYICVTTRHHDGFSMFATRESDFNIIEATPFRRDVIRELADACARHGVRLHLYYSHLDWRRDDYFPRGRTGLGTGRTREGRWDDYCAFMNRQLTELLTGYGPIGAIWFDGMWDKDIYPDGVTDSTWRLTPQYALIHRLQPACLIANNHHTTPFAGEDIQIFERDLPGENKAGLSGQAISRLPLETCETMNRSWGYRMTDQAYKSTADLIRLLVRAAGNDANLLLNVGPQPDGQLPDTALARLREVGAWMKTYGKTVQGTRGGVVRPHEWGVTTQRGRTLFVHVLSDVDRLICLPYAGNRVRQAVDYRTRVPVRFVQDADGIVLKLPTTAKADPDFVVEVEFAEELKTTN